A segment of the Maylandia zebra isolate NMK-2024a linkage group LG2, Mzebra_GT3a, whole genome shotgun sequence genome:
AGGATTATGGGTAGTGTGCAGTTATGGGATTAGTGCGTCTGCGTAAATTGGTCTGATTGGTTGGAGCCGAGCGCATCCAAAACTAACAAGAGTGGTGAATGaatctataaatgtgttttacgtgtgaaatgaaaataataaacctAACAAAGGATTATGTACGTTAAATCTGCGCACTTTCAGATCGTGAATCAGTTTGGAAAACACTGTGTGATGGCCACAACATGAAGCGATTTTATTGTTGAATTATCAGTGATACTTTCACGTGTTTTTGTTGAGAAATGTTAACGATGTCATTAAAAGAAAGCATtaaattagggagaaaaacCCGTTCGCGGAGAGGGTCCCCGGTTCTCCAGTTAGATTGTGCTTCACGGCGTCATGTTTCGCCGTGACGGGGTTATTACTGGAGTAAATGGATGGCTGGAGCCTCTGCTCGAAGCGTCTCTGATCGCCGCGAGCGGGTTCATATTGGAATGAATTGACAACCCACAGCGTAACATAAAAACGTGGAAGGGTACCTTAGGCGTCAGCATGAGAAGTTAAGGGACGTGACAAATCGTCATTATTTTACgcgtcgggagtgagaacgggttgtaTGTTGGGGTCGGCTTCATCCTCTGTGGCCCCTCTGTGTTGGGGTGTGCCGCAGGGATCTTGGGccacttttatttttgctaAATCTTCTCCCTCTTGACGTGATTTTCCGAAAACACAAAGTGCCATTTCATTTATATTCTAATGACTGCCAGCCTTATTTACCTTTTAGTCATGTGGATACCCTCCCAATTTGACCTCTCCTTGACTGTCTTAGTGATGATAAGTCATGGATggctaaattttttttttaaattttaacaaTTGCAAAAGCGATTTTATTTGGCACAAATCGATTTTCCGACCCTCCAGATGTTGATTTCGCTGTTCTGACCCTTCATTTGAAAAATTTGATCACAACTCTTGGAGTAAAGATTGATTCTGCACTTACCTTTGATGACCACGTGAATGGGGTGGTAaagctgagctcctccggcagcaGCGCTGGCTCCACCGGCAGCGGCGCTGGCTTCTCCTGCTCGCTGAGCTGCAGCGGTGCTGGCTCCTCAGCTGGtggctcgctgagctgctccaGCTCCggctccggctcgctgagctgctccaGCTCCGGCTCGCTAAGCTGCTCCTCGGCTGGCAGcgcgagctcctccggctcgctgagctgctcctcggctggcagcgcgagctcctccggctcgggCCGAGCAGGTCCGGGTGGCGTTGTAGCAGGTGGCACTGCTACAGATGGTGAAGAAGTGAGCAGTGTGGAGATTGCTGAATGAGGCAACGCTAGCTACTGTTGGCTGCCTTACAGCAGCGTCGGCGGTGTCACCACCCACTGTAAACAAAGAAGCAGATGAGGTGAGAAATGAAAAAGTGTCCTTattactcaccacagccggctctTGAGATGTCCGGGAAGTCGACTGCGGTGAGGAACGTGAGGCGCGAACGTCGTTTCCGGGTAGACGTCGGGGCCGGCGTGTCAGGCTGTGCATCCACCAGCTGACCGGGCTGGTGAGCAACCTGATTAGGAGAGTGGAGGTGGAGAGTTGAGAGCAGGAAGTCCTGGACTACTGAATTAAGGGAGTACACCAGCCAGGGGAATTTATCCCATTTACCACATCACCCTAATTTATCCCATTAAGTTTTACTTTCATGTGACACTAATAGCTAAAATATAACAAAGACCAAGCTCTTAGAGAGCACCTCACGTTTGTGGCGGGCTGTGAACTGTCCTCCCTTAAGTATTACCCCCTTTTTAAGTAGAATCCGAGTTTAAATCCACTTCTGACTTCCCTCACTGCTCACGGTAGAATCCAAACAGATATAATTAACTTTTTCTGGTAAAAGGTCCTACATTACTTTTGTCACTCTTTGGAAAATGCCTCTATAACGTTAACCTGTTTCCTCTTTAAAAATTGACTCCGGTTCTTTTAATCTCCTACACAACAAACTTTCTGAAACTGTGCGATTCTCTGTTCTTCTTTTGGGTGCCCCTTTCTTCTAGTTCCGTTCGGTCTGGTCCTTCCTGTATTCTTGCCAACCGCTCCGTGATTTTTGCTATGGTCCGGAAATCTCCTGTAAAGGATCAACAAAACACCTCTCCCTGCTATGCCTCCATAATTATGTTCATCAATTGTTCTCTTAATTATTTAAACTTGGTTCAACCTATCATGTTCTAGGGTCTatcatttatacatatatataatcttcaattttatttatttgggtaAACAACACTTTTGACAACCTTTGACACCCTTTTAATaagctctcttcttctcttatcTGATCATCTCGAGCACATCTTGTACAAAACTGTTATTTTGCAGGCACACATACAGTTACAAGCTCAACCACATTTTGCCCTATACACTCTCAGAAATAGAGGTACGAGAGAAGAACATTTTTGTACCTATaggtacatttttttaaaatgttccctTAAAAGTACAATACTGGTCTTTAAAAGTCCAGAAACGCCCCTTTAAAGGTACAATttgaaataaagtacaaatcTGTACCATTTTGACCTGTACTGCAGTGACAGTGGCAGAATGTGGTAATGGGTCAGCATGGGAAAATCTGGATGGGCCTGGTTAATTGTAAAATTCATATGAGATGTGAGTGTGCTCATAAAAGCTACATGTTATAATCAAATCTGTTGGTCCTCTCCTCTCTACGTAAATTATCCTATGATGCAAAGAATATCTGTAACCTACCTTTGTGTAAGTTAtgttaaattatattaaaaaacacacacacacaatgacatgCAGGCACAACCaaatgatgttaaaaaaaaactggtcCATTTCCATTTTATTAAGTTCCAGTtataattttttaatgttttaaatctttcaaaaacGTGAAATCATTTTACTGTTATGTTTGGCCATTtacttttttgcttttactACATCCTAGAATTGTTCATTAATTGTGATGTTTTTATGGAATTTGCAACATCAAGTTAAACCGAGGTTCTTTGGAAGTTAAAATGTCAAGCAGATTTTTATGTTACGGTGACTACATTTTGTAAGTTACAAATATAGTTCGCCAAGACAGCATAACGGTTTCTAAACAACTGCGCATTAATACCACAATGTTGTATTTTCATGTGTCAAGTTCGCAACGCGCATTAATCCCAAAGGCCGAAAAGGCAGCAGCGATGAGTGCTCCGCCTCCGCGCTGACTAGCGTTGACGCAGAAAATGACTCTCAGGGGGTTATCCACGGAGGAGCTCCTTAAAAGGTTGATGGAAGAAGGCATTGATGTGTCAGACGACGAGGCGCAAAGATTTAGAGGTAAGTCGggtgtgattttgtgtttttataaaaattACAACGTGTAATTTTACAGTAGAGTTAGCAAAAGTCCGAAGAGCTAGATTTAACATGGGCGAAAGATAGCAGTTAGCTAAGTTTTAAACAaagaaaggtacaaatgtggaCTATTTAGACTGTTGGTGGAATGTTCAACGTCTGTCTGCCTGCGGTATTCGAGTGTTTTATCAATAAATAGTGACGAACCGTGtacaacaatgtaaaaaaaatcaataatttcTCAAAACATGCTAGTATGTAAATATAGCTATTAACAAAATCGTTTTCTAAGCAAAATTTATCGCATCTAACTTGTTTCCCGCTCAAAGGGATTTTAAACAATGGAAGGTACACATTTGTACCATTCCACCTACTTAGTCGGATTTTCGAATATGAGAGCTGTAAGGTCTGCGCAGGGACACTtacttacatttttatattaccAGTTAATTTATATTAACAATTAATCAAGAGAATTAATTGTAACTTCCTTTTGGGGAATATAGACAGATTCACAATGATAgcttattatcattattattattattattattattattattattattatgtattgaCCATAATgtcactttaaaactaaatttgaaaatggttttatttttatttcatactgTACTTTATATTTCAGATAACGATTTAGATGGAGAGACGGTAGACTGTGGACTCACTGAGACCATGGTTGCATATCTTTTTGACAAGTCTttcaaaaagcagctgaagttcAGAGACTTCACAAACCGCTACAAGGAAGTCATCATCACTTTACAACCGGTCGACCCATTTGAAGGTACAGTTGAAGGTCCAGTGTCCCAAGCAAACCAGAGGTAGGTTGTGATAAATGTCTAAATTTGCATATGCATTTAAGTGCTTGCAAAATGGCTAGTTAATGCTGTTTTCCTACTGTATTGCAGTTCTATACCTTCTTGCCGTAGACTGCCTGCAGTTATTTCCATTCCAAAATTCCCACAAGATGTCCAGAGTCGCTTGGATCTCAAAGAACCAGTCCAGAAAGAACAGAAGTACCGAAACAAAATAATTGGGAGTctttatgaaatgctgtcacAGTACACAATGTAAGGGTTCCTTTCTGAATAATTACATTAATTTCTTAATATTAATATTGCTGTTGTAAGAGAGGCAGAGAACAAATGCTTAGCCCATCTGCCTCCCAATCTGGAGACCAGCGTTCGAGTCTGGTGTGACACACGGTTCCAATGAACTGGCAATAGTGGTAAAACCATACATCCTGTGTCTCCAGACCTTGTCTGGACTATGATAGCCAAAGTGTTCATTTTCGAATTTGCTCAAGAGTAAATTAATAATTCAGGACTGCAGTCAATTAATTAATGAAGTTTGGGAGAGGTGTGGCTGTTTGTCCAcgcccatttttaaaaaattaaaatcaactTTAGCTACATTGATTTGACATTGGTCTACAACATACTATTTACGGTAATAACAATATGATTAGAAGAATTGAAGAACAGAAAAGCCCCCAGGAAAGGATAAGAGTAATCAGTGTACTGTGGGTTGTTTTTCTTATGTTTGAAACAGGTACCCAACCCACTCAGACTACATCCAGGTCATCAAAGCCCTGATTGTGAAGTATCCTTTCTCAAGAGATGTACACGGAAATGGTTATGTGAGTACCtctccttttttgtttcttttatagaTTATATTAATATAAAGTAACCATAATTAACTACTTATATACATTTGAAACAACTAGGACACCTGGCACAGCCAACTCAAGAGAAAGTTCAAAGCAGAACGGGCTCCCCTAATCAGCAACGAAGAAGTGAACCGGGTTAAAGAAAAGTTTGGACGCACGCAGAAACATCGGACCACAGAGGAATCCAGCAGCTCCTGTCTGAAGAGACTGAAGCCCTCTCTCGTAAGTCCTCACACCCTCAGCCTCTAAGAGCTAAGGTAATATGTAGTCTTATTATGTTCACTGTAAAGCTAAAAGTAAACATTAATTGAAAGAAACATGTTAACAGATAACATTAACATAGAAAAAGGAACTTCACAGTTGATTTAACAAAAGTCAGCTCAACTTGCAATTCCTATtcaacatttttgcatttttttcaaagCATTTGGTGTACAAATTACCGCATTTCGAGTAACATTAACTTATCAGAGTTTACTTATGATAATACTGATATCTGCTTTGACAAAGGATTCGTGCTTTGTGGGGGAAGATGCAGCCTCCGTTGATGCTCATATCAAGGTGCTAAATGATCAGCACAAGAAGCTACATCCTGACACAGCACTGGTGAAAGACCGCATGACAAAAACCTTTGCATGGAGACGTCGAGAGGTAGCTGAAGGAATGTGTACTGTGGACCTATTAAAGAGATATCCATTCCTGGGGACATCTGCAGGGGTAAGAATTGTTAAGATGATTGGGGAAACAGCTAATGATTTTTTTGTCTCTAAATCTGATTATTATTTTCTGTACTAACTGATTAATCAATCTGTTCATTATCTTTAGAATTTTTGTTCAAGGGTtaaagcactttacatttaTCTCCAGTCTGTGTCTTTAAACATGTCAAAAGTTTAAATCCTCAATGTAAAATGTCATTCTTTTGTCTATTCTGCTCTTTTCATTTCCAGTTGTGTGATGAGGTTGATTTAATGCATCCCTGCCAAGACAACATCTGTCGCCGCTTTAGCGAAAACTTCACTGCTGTTCTTCAAAATGTTCTTCAAATGACCAAGGATTTGCCACTGAAGAAGGTCTACATGGAGGCAAGAGAGAATGCACTGGCTGAAGACATTACAGGTGCTAATTTGACCTCATACAAATAGTAAATTTTGTGACAATTCATTTGCTCTCTCTTCCAAAGATAATTGATGTACCATAGTGCCATGTCAAGAGCATGTTAATGGGAATTTGCATGCTATCAAAATCTAATGAAGTGTATTTGCATCTGTATGACCTAGGAATTGACTTCAAGGGGGCACTTCTCCTCTTGCCATCCATCTTCAAGGAGAAGATAGAAGATTTCATCATCCTTGGAGAGGTAAATGCATGATGCAATGCATAGCCTTTGGCCACAAgtttcattttctgtgttttgttggcATGGAGCTGAATTCAGCTGCGGTTCAGCATCACAGCTAAGCTAATGTAGGGGAAACACTGCTGTTAATCCACAGTGCTGCTGTGCTCTTGGGTTTTGTCTGGTgtttatatagatagatagacctTTATTGTCCCCTTAGGGAAATTCTTCTTCACAGGTACTGTCACTGTCAGGGGTGATTGCTTTTGCCCTTGAATATTATGTCAAACTTTAGCAGCTTATCAAACACTACCACAACAGTCATTGGTCAAGAAGCTTTTTGTTTGGAGTAGGGGCCATGTTTACAGGTTATCAGAATagacagttttgttttgcagcaaaaaaaagaaggtaatTTGAGGAATCTGTTGAAAATCCACTTGGCACATATTGCTTAAACATACTGTATACTaatgtttttcttcctcttctgcaGAATACTCCCATGAGTCCATACCCAACCATTCAAATGAAGGATAAGAGTTGGACAACTGCCCTCTCAAGACAGTGTCGCTGTGTTGTCACAGTTGAAGGAGTGGATGTTTGCTCATGCTGCTCGCTGGATGAGGCCTACATCTCAGCATTCTCCACCTTCTTCGTGTTCAACATGACCTACCCTGCATACTTCAAGAAAACACTTGTCTTTCTTCAGAACTGCATTGTCAACATAGGAGACCAGGGAGACAAACCCCTGCCAGTAAGTGTCACCAGGGTACTTAACCAACTCTATTAAATATGCCCCCACTCCACAAATGTTCAAAATGTTCAAAAAGGGCATTTACTCTGAGGAAGATGATTACACATGTTGGGTTAGTACACGCACATGAGCCTCATTTCGGCATCACTTGTGGAATAAATGACTGCCAGGCAGCTTTTTCCAAGTATCACTCTTTTCAACGCCATGTGTGATCCGTCAAAACATTGTGTTCAGGTGTTTAATGTCTTTATGTGattgtttactttttttaaatgaatgtattTTTCTTGACATGTCCTATGGCAATATACGAATGTAATCAAGGATGTATTCCTGTGGTTGTTTAAATGCTTTGATGTGATTCTATTATTGAAAATAAATGGTTAAATAACCAAATATTTTGGACTATTGGGGTACATTTTTGTCTCTTTAGGTACGAAATAGGTTGTCGCTGGGGGGGTACCCTCATAGGTACCCTATTGTACCCTTTTCAAGGGAACATTTCTGTACTATAGTTTGAAGGTACATTTATGTCTTAGGAAAATACATGATTGTACTTCAGATGGTACAACTTCATAAGGTACAAAAATGTACCAAGCCTAAAGGGTACAGAAATGTCCTTCAAAAAGGAACACCCCCAGCGACAAGCATTTGTACCCTTTTTGGTACACTTTGGCACCCCTATTTCTGAGAGTGTATGGCTGTCTCAGCCTCCAGATGTTTCCTGTCGACCTATTCAGGGCATGCCTATTTTCACACCTTCTGCATTACTTCTTGCTAAGCAAAGacaaagcaaaatgtttttcacCTCTACCCCAGAAACTAATCTACgtcatgtctgtgtctgtaagcgtgtTGGCGTTGACCTTATTTCATTCTAAGTCACCTCTCCCGATGTGTCATCTGGACACTCTCGCCAGATGAAGCTTCTGACCCTTGAACGACTGAATGCTAATTTGACTAGTAATCAAattctccaccctcagcaacatgagctcattcatttgttttatttagttttttgtttttagaaaaagaGTTCTTTCTTATCTTAGAACCTGATCAGATCCCCACAGATGGCACAGTTGTAATCTGGAAAAGGTCACCTTAAATTTGTTCTCCCGAAATTTTTTACAGCGCTGTTAATTCAatcttgcaggcctgcttagaacaaaaatgagaaaaagagagctgattattagttcatcaaaacacaaaacataatcACCTGACAGGATTTCtctaagtgcactgttacaattTTAAAGGGCCCAGTTATAAACGTTTCCATGATTAGTAAAACTCCCACTATTGAAATAAGTAAACAACCCAAACCTAACTGACAGAATCAACCCATCACTAAAACAGCAACCCCAAAAATCTTAATCAGAGAAAAATTTTACTTATTAATCTATTAATATGTTGTGGGGATTAGAACTTCAGGGCAACAAAGGTTTTGCCCAACTCTTGGCTTAACTAATACTTACATAGTCTAAAATCAGACTTAAAATCACTCCCTCTGTTCATTTTCCCCGCATCATATCTCAGTGGTCTCAGGTTCTTCAGCGTCCTGAGACTGAGATCAACTGACATAATTTCACCTGCTAATTACACAGAAAATCTTGTTAAAAGCCACACAGTTTTGCACAACATTAATATTCACATTAAGCCTTTTCTACACAGTTTCTAACAATCTATCATCACTAAATTCTACATTTACATTCACAGATAGACAGGAAGCTtcagttcttcttttttgtCACCACACATTGAGCTAACTTGCATACTCTCTCCTCTCAGAATAAGTTGCCTTGACAAGAGAAATGCATATTAAAAACATtaccacattattattattattattattattttttttttttttagaataatCACTTGTCTTGGTCAATCGGCACAAAAGTACTTCTAATTCACTATTGTAAAACTACTTTAAACTTTCAATCACTGCTTtatcctttttccttttcacaaaAACCACTCTATTATCTTGGAACTCCCTGAGTTATTCTTCAACTTCAAGCTTTAAGTATGTTAAATCTAACATTTATGTCATGTATTCACATCCATGAATGTAAGCATgtcttcattgcgtgtatgttgTGTGTTCATATTAATATTGAGTGTAAGCTGATCTTcactgcatgtgtttttttttaataatcaggTGTAATGTATGCATCTTTGCACTGAGCTGTGGATTCAAACTGTCTCACTTCTGATTctctccaaaaataatttcacatgtaacaatttgtgtgtgtgtcttttctattcattcatgtaattgttagtttatttatttctttatctatctctctccttttttttttctttttttttctttttacctttcTGTTGTTATGTTCTGGACATTTTCTAAACCTCCATGAGTTCAGTCTCAATCTTCAATCCAATTTCCCATATGCTTTCACTGTACTACATCCAGGTTCACCTTTCACTGATCCTCGTCTCTGTTTTCAGTTTCCTGTGTGGGCCCCCAgatagtgatggtaaatttgattatttttactgaatcgagttttaatgagtcaaacaccaaagtgaatcaggttttttgagtcatttgattcactgagtcagttgaccagggagtgcaaaaaatgtacattttcatgtatatcctactgctaagatgagtgattctaaaagaaaacaactattttatagagaacaaaaacagcaaaaacatttctaaaattaagcaatttcctatcaaaattgcttaataaacatttattttgtttatttttacttcattagtattttccttaaatgtgtcaaatatatattttctcatctaaatgtccactgagctgtgagccagggggcggtaatgcgccttaacattggttgccaaccaagaagaagaagaagctgtgagccaggagggaggggattagtgagtcctgagtgattcgcttacgcttacgattcagcacaggagggagggggttagtgagtcctgagtgattcgttcgctctatgattcagcacaggagggagggggtgagcaaGTCCTGAGTGATTCACTTATgcttacgattcagcacaggagggagggggttagtgagtcctgagtgattcacTCGctccatggctgtatcccaattcaaggttcaaggttcttcatttgtcacatgcatagttatacaagtataacacacagtgaaatgtagcctcgacatgtgcaaaaatggggggggggggcgggtggtagaggaagaacattttatatatatatatatatatagtatatacattgggtgaatatgcagtagtagcagcaagcaggtgaattctgtacattaatatgagtagacatctgactattttacagagtagacaatataaacatatttaaaattaaaggaatttggaatgtacattgtgccttggtttagagtgtctggaagagagtcctgtctcagtcaattatagatgatgtgagagggcgggtgtgtgtgtttagggcccggatggcttggggatagaagctcctctttagtctctctgtccttgcccggatgatgcggaaccttctaccagattgcagaagttggaacagtttgttgccaggatgggacgggtccttcagtatctgcgctgctctagtccggcatctcctggtgtaggtgtcctggagtgaggggagagcaatcctgcagcagcgttctgctgtatggataactctctggagagctttttggtccttcacacagctgttcccaaaccacgatgtcatgttctgtgtgaggatgctctccacagcgcctgtatagaaaatcctgaggatctttggagagaccctgaacttcctcagttgtcgtaggtgatacaggcgctgcctagcctttttggtctggacctgaatgtgggcagcccatgtcaggtctgaggagatgtggacaccaagatacttgaaggactgcaccctctccactggagctccattgatgataatgggcttgtagtctctgtgctgacaccttctgaagtccaccaccagctccttggtcttgccgacgttcagctggaggtggttgtcctggcaccatgatgccagattcttcacttcatccatgtaggccgcctcatcgttgttggagatggcacccaacaccactgtgtcgtcagcaaacttcacaatggtgttggagccatgggtggccacacagtctgaagtgcagagggagtagagcagtggcgagaggacacatccctgaggtgctcctgtgttgatggtgatgctgttagaGACGCATctacccaccctcaccacctgagttctgccagtgaggaagtccaacacccatgcacacagacggctgttaagtcccagatccctgagctttgtgaacagtctgcagggcactattgtgttaaatgctgaactgtaatcaacaaacagcattcgcacatagttaccctgtttcttgtccacatggctgagagtggtgtgcaggatgtgggcgatggcatcctctgtggatctgttggatctgtaggcgaactgcagcggatctgtggtgtctgggatggaggaggagatgatgttcttcagcagcctctcaaacaccttcattactaccgaggtcagtggaactggccggtaatcgttcagggatgagggtttgctgttcttgggcacagggatgatggtggatcttttgaagcatgtggggaccacagacttcgccagggacacATTGAAGATGTAAGtaaacacacctgctagctggttagcacagcagcgcagcagacggccggtgatgccgtctggccccgccgctttccttgtgttcactctcctcaatgccgctcggacgtcatgctccgcgatgctggtcactggtctctcgctgatgacgtcactgtcctcggtagtcaagtggtagatagcattagccgcctagCTAACCTCGAAATGGGCGTAGAActgattcagctcgttggtgaatgcagagtcggcgttgatcggcgcagtgtccctggctttgtagtccgtaatggtgcgtagtccgtgaCACATACTCCatgtgtcgccctggtggaagcgggactccacacATTCCCTGTaccggcgtttggcatctctcaccgcgtgccgcacgccgtatgaggccgctttgtaggcgctcatatcgccagtggcgagacccgcgttgtaggaggcagtcctggcgtttactgcagtgcggatcgatctgtccatccacggtttccttttttgggaatgtggtgactctcgcagtggggataatctcctccgctagcagattgacgaagcatactgctacttccataaactcgttgatgtcgactgcgcatgctctgaacacGTCCCAGTCGacgtcgttgagtgcgtcctgtagcgtagcttctgattgggcagtccaccgttttacctccctcgtggtcacgtcttccctccgtatgttttgtttatactggggaatgAGAAAGATGGCGTTGTGttcagacttcccaaaagccaggtgtgagacagctttgtagccctgcttgtatgACGTGTAGCAGTGATCTAAAATTCGATCCCCTCTcgttggacacgagacatgccgataaaagtttggcatgacttgtctgaggttcgctttattaaagtctcctgctacaatgagggctgcgcccgggtccttgttttgaagcgagctcagcacatcatgtaattcggacaaagccatacctgtgtccacttggggtgggatgtagaccgCCATGGCGATGACCGAGGTGATGTCacggggcagatagaaagggcggcacttaatgctcaggaactccagatgtggcgagcagccgctggaaagagtagaaatgctcctggcatcacaccactttctgtttaccatgaaacacactcctccacctttggttttgttcgactctgccgtTCTATCCGCAcggagcacaaagaatgaatccaatggagttacggcctggtccggcacggtgggggtcagccatgtctccgtgaagcacagaatgttgcagAATGCAGTCCCTCATGCCACGTTGGAAGGTGACCCTTGCTCTTAGGTCATCGAGCTTGTTCTCCATGGATTGTACATTGGCCAGTAGGATACTGGGCAGTGGTGCGCGATGTGCCTGCTGTCTCAGTCTGTTCCTAATACCAGCGCGTTTCCCCCGGCGCTTCTTTGTTCTGCGCCTCGGATGAGCGGCCcgtcctttgttgttctccGCGCCGCATAGAATCTCTGGCGGCAGGAAGGGTGgggtttaaaagtgtccaagatTAGATGTGCAACCTTGGCACTGATGTTTACAAGTGATCCGCTGTCATGAACTATAAGACTAGAGGATTTTGGGATGTAAACCAGAGCAAAAGAtaagtaaaaaacaagaaaagtggaTAGTCGGAGCGGAGTGGTCAGGAAGGCgtctgtcacggctggcggggtgagccgtgtggtgtagGAGAAAAAgaacccaaaatgcaggcagtgGACTGGTGATGAAagtgatgttttatttacagaagtgGAGCGACCGAACAGGTAGTGAGAAAAGacgaatgactgaaaaaaacctagactggaaaaactaaataacaaacctaagcaTGAAA
Coding sequences within it:
- the LOC143413715 gene encoding uncharacterized protein LOC143413715, coding for MTKTFAWRRREVAEGMCTVDLLKRYPFLGTSAGLCDEVDLMHPCQDNICRRFSENFTAVLQNVLQMTKDLPLKKVYMEARENALAEDITGIDFKGALLLLPSIFKEKIEDFIILGENTPMSPYPTIQMKDKSWTTALSRQCRCVVTVEGVDVCSCCSLDEAYISAFSTFFVFNMTYPAYFKKTLVFLQNCIVNIGDQGDKPLPVSVTRVLNQLY